Proteins found in one Quercus robur chromosome 2, dhQueRobu3.1, whole genome shotgun sequence genomic segment:
- the LOC126715535 gene encoding uncharacterized protein LOC126715535, whose protein sequence is MGTEILHSHDCLQDRFRKEALTLTPTFKTHRNANPNPNPNGANSSRRKRSPMKIQSSKDRSERSMVAKSPSQNLVMGEVKILKRGEALTQPKTKTDFGLTLAGADNRKPKLKSKGGDVVVSDLGLGSTDRLGPDPETVQKQIRVAEFNAVDGIYAGSAFVTSPPPSSLPVPGFLGKNSPATSDLRRLLGLD, encoded by the coding sequence ATGGGAACTGAAATCCTTCACTCCCACGATTGCCTTCAAGATAGGTTTCGTAAGGAAGCCCTAACCCTAACCCCTACTTTCAAAACTCATCGAAAcgctaaccctaaccctaaccctaacggCGCTAACTCTAGCCGCCGGAAGCGTAGTCCGATGAAGATCCAGTCGAGTAAAGATCGGAGTGAGAGGTCCATGGTGGCCAAGTCTCCCTCCCAAAACCTCGTCATGGGGGAGGTCAAGATCCTCAAGCGCGGCGAGGCGTTGACTCAGCCGAAGACGAAGACTGACTTTGGCTTAACCCTCGCCGGCGCTGATAATCGGAAGCCGAAATTGAAGAGCAAAGGTGGAGATGTGGTGGTTTCGGATCTGGGTTTAGGATCCACGGACCGTTTGGGTCCGGATCCGGAAACCGTCCAGAAGCAGATTAGGGTTGCGGAATTCAACGCCGTCGACGGAATCTACGCCGGTTCGGCTTTCGTAACGTCTCCGCCTCCGAGTTCTCTGCCCGTGCCGGGCTTCTTAGGGAAGAACAGCCCCGCCACCAGCGACTTGCGCCGGTTGTTGGGTCTCGACTAG
- the LOC126715536 gene encoding uncharacterized protein LOC126715536 yields MPLYDCMLLLKPHVKKEALMELVARIGKHVYRRNGVLADMKSFGMVQLGYGIKKLDGRYYQGQLMQMTMMATPNINKELHYLNKEDRLLRWLLVKHRDTKYGLEFLSEDDGKGELSKFTRSSIYDDDDFDEDDDDDDDDEYDVDQEEKKEN; encoded by the exons ATGCCTCTTTATGATTGTATGCTTCTGTTGAAGCCCCATGTGAAGAAGGAGGCTTTAATGGAACTGGTTGCCCGAATAGGAAAACACGTTTACAGAAGAAATGGGGTTCTTGCTGATATGAAGTCATTTGGAATGGTTCAATTGGGTTATGGCATTAAAAAGCTTGATGGGAGATACTACCAG GGCCAATTAATGCAGATGACAATGATGGCTACGCCCAACATCAACAAAGAGCTGCATTACCTAAACAAGGAAGACAGGTTGCTGCGTTGGCTTTTGGTTAAACACCGAGATACAAAATATGGGCTGGAATTTCTAAGTGAAGATGATGGGAAAGGTGAGCTCAGCAAATTTACACGGAGCAGCATATATGATGATGACGACTTTGATGAAGATGACGATGACGACGATGATGATGAATATGATGTGGACCAAgaggagaagaaagagaactgA